One Osmerus eperlanus chromosome 2, fOsmEpe2.1, whole genome shotgun sequence genomic window, GGGTTGCCACAAACTGCCCTTTGTTGCTTTAATAGTTAATCAACACATTTACTTTTACCATGATCAGGTTCCCCCACCAAAGTATTTGCTTGTGCATCATTTTGAGTCCGTttctgccagtgtgtgtttatttgtgtgtttgttttttttcacctATTGTCAGAAACACCAGTAAGAAGTACAGCATCATGGCCTTCAACTCTGGGGATAAAGTAAACTGTTCCACCTGGACCCAGGTACTGGCAGTACGACCACCACATCACCTCCTTACTAATGTCACTGATGTCATCACATCCCTCATCAGCAATGCTTCCTCCCGATGTGCCGATTCTGCCGTTCAAACTCGGTTCTCTGACTTACAAATGCGACGACCACCTCCCATAACCAAAAAACGAGCTCAACTCCTGATGTCCCTGCAGAACATCTCCATGCACATAGATGGCAACGTTCATTTATACttaatttgttgttgtttaataCATTTCATTAATTTGGTTCTCCTGGTTTGGTTATTTGGTTATCCTGCTAACAACAAGAATATAAACACCAGGCACGGGTAAGATGGCAAAGccatgcccctctctcctcccaagtgtccatatctccctccctcactgttCCCCACATTTCATCCTCCGTCAGGCCCGCATGGAGAGGGACATGAGTAACAGGAGGATgtacggagaggaggagactcCGGAAGGTGCGGCGGGCAGCGAGTTTGGCAAGAAGCAGCGGGAGGAGGCGCGAAGGAAGAAGTTTGGGATCATCACACGGGAGTTCAAGGTGGAGGATCAGCCCTGGATCCTCAAGGTCAATGGCAAAGCAGGGAAGCGGTGGGTAAACTGGCTGCTACACTCTGTCACAAAAACAAACCTGTGGCTACAAATGCACCAGTGCACTCCCGGTCTAAGGGATCTGTGTATGTGGGGTTAATTTGTTTCCTACTCTCTCTCAGGTTCAAAGGTCAGAAGAAGGGCGGAGTGACAGAGAACGCCTCCTACTACATTTTCACACAGTGTCCTGATGGGGCTTTCGAGGCCTTCCCAGTCCATGGCTGGTACAACTTTGTCCCCCAGGCGAAGCACCGCACGCTTACcgctgaggaggcagaggaggagtggggcaggTATGAGGTTGaaccatcccacacacacacacacgcacgcacacacacacacacacacacgggacagacatacaaaacatagACAGGCTTGTCATCTCATCCGGGCGAATCTTTAGGAGGAACAAGGTGGTGAACCACTTCAGCATCATGGTGCAGAGGCGCCTTCGGGAACCAGAGCGaggggacgacgacgacgacgagggggagaagggaggcaagaagaagaagaagaagaagggaggaaaaggaggggacCTGCGCATCACCGACCTGGAGGACGACCTGGAACTGAGCAGTGACGAGAGCGACGATAGCATGGGAGATggtgagatgaggggagaaGCGTTGTGTTTGGGGAAATACAGACTCTGGGAACGTGGAAGAGAGTATGACATAGTAGGAAAATCAAGTTTTAAAAACTAGATTGCGGGATTGGATCTCACTGGATTAAGTATTCAATTGTGTGCTTCTTCTTTCGATTTTATTTCCAACCTACCATAACTCCCTTGTTTCTCATCCCACTCTcttacaccccccaccccctcccttggtCGGGCAGATGTGGAGGCTAAGAAGGCCAAAAAAGAAAAGGCTGCGAAGGCCAaaggaaaaaagaagaagaagaagaggaaaggaagCGACAACGAGGCCATAGAGGACAGTGACGATGGGGACTACGAAGGTCTCGAGGTGGACTACATGTCTGACGAGAGCaggtgagcgcacacacacaccacacacaaaggtTTTTTCAGCACTTGCGGATTTCACGtgtctcacccccccacacacacacacacacacacgttttgccCACAGCTCAgaagaggaggtagagaagaccaacaaacacaacagcaaAGAGGATGTCCCTAAAGGTAAGCATCTTCgttaatgtgtctgtgtggaaatgCACTTCATTTTAAGTGGTGAATGCTCCAATCCTGCCATAAACATCCACAGGAATCGATGAGGCATCTGAAAGTgaagaggagagcgaggaagaaaaacaaaatgaggaagaagggaaagaggaagaggaggaagaggatggaaaaAAGACACCAGTCCAGgtggagaaaaagaagaaaaaaggtaAGCATTTTTTTAATAACCTTTTTATAAAAATCGAACAAGCAGCGTTCGTTGGTTTGCGCCAGTCTCTTGCTTCACCTATGCAGCATATTGGGCTCATGTTGAGAGATCTGACTCCTGATAAGCAGTTCCACAGGggctaacgtgtgtgtgtgtgtgtttcagacagCAGTGGGGAGTCAGAGAGCTCAGACGACAGCGACATTGAAGGAGAATCGGCATCTGCACTCTttatggcggtgtgtgtgtgtgttgtttgtgagtgtgtttaccCTTTTCCTCCACtgcctctctcttgtcctcatGCCCTCTTCTTTGTCTTACAGAAGAAGCGCACCCCGCCTAAGAGGGGAGGTGGTCGTGGCTCCGGGGGTAGCTCCAGGACTGGCAGTCGCCCCGGGACACCATCTATAGACTCCGCCTCCACATCCAACACTCTCCGGGCTGCAGCCAGCAAACTAGAGCAAGGTACACGCACACCTTTTCATGTCCACACAGGGTGAAATGGGGAACAGGATTACCGCACAAGGTGGCTTGCCTTCTCTCAATCTTTCCTTTTTATTCCTCCTTTGTTgtcgtcccccccgtccccgtccccccaggAAAGAGACAGCCAGCAGGTCAAAGCTCAGACACACCTGCTGCCAAGAGGCTGAAGATGGAGCCCAACACCCAGAGCCCTGCCCCCTCAGGGAAGAGCACCCCTCAGCCCCCGTCTGGCAAATCCACTCCCAGCACcaggtaaccacacacacaccatcaagccctcctttccccccccccccatcacaggAATCACTCTCCCCAGTCTCCTTTAAACACATAAGCTATGAGTGatcaaaacacacactgcacacaattCTCCCCCCTGTATTGTGATTGTACTGTCTTCATGTAGTAGACTCTGGCATCCAAAGCGGCATACGGGGGATTTGATACAGCGAACTCTGCATCTGCTGTCAAATGTTTTTGCCAGAGTTTTACCCACCCCCTTGTGTGCTCCCTCTCTTGTACTGTCAAACATCGACCAACCACTTATTTTCATCCAATCAGATGGGAATGTTGACTTGACTTCTATGAGGCCCGCACACTTTTTTCAGAGCCGTGTTTTTCATGAAACGACATTGTGACTCTTCTCTCTTCAGCGACGTGCAGCTGACAGAGGAGGCCGTGCGCCGCTACCTGATCCGGAAGCCCATGACGACCAAAGACCTGCTGAAGAAGTTCCAGACGAAGCGCACAGGCCTGAGCAGCGAGCAGACGGTCAACGTGCTGGCCCAGATCCTCAAGCGGCTCAACCCAGAGAGGAAGAACGTCAACGACAAGATGCACTTCTACCTCACCGAGTGAAccgaaggatggaggaggagacacaggacaATTGTTCATCTGCTTGCCCTTTCCGAGGAAGTGGAAGAAGGATGAGATattcctgttttgtttttttctaagCTAGGGAGCAAGTTCtaactaaaataaataaataaaatcttcCTTCTCCTAACTGATGTTCAAACGACATTGCTTTAAGCATTCTGGGTTTGAAACAAAAAGTGGGGTGTTGGAGAGGAAGGTAGAAACTGGGAGAACAGGTGCTATTGGAGATTCTGTGGGGTCTAGTCAAGCAGTTAACAAGGCGATTTGCAAAATATGaaaatacttttccatgaacTGAACTGGTAACTCCACAATTCATACAGATCCATGTAATCTTTATGAAACAAATTCTTTGGAACTGACTTTGTAAAGGATAtgctattgtttttgtttgttagaATTTTGTAATAAAAGATACACTGTTACTGTGTCTGATGTCTTGGTAATCTCCCTCTGTAGTCTGACAATAACCTTTGCAAGAAACTGCAAGAAAGGTAGCTACTTTAGCTAGATAATACCTAAAACAAATTGACTAACAATCTATATCTAGCTACTTAAATGCATAGACCACCGAAACATCTGCCAAATTTGTGAGCTGTTGTCTTACCTTGAACATGTTCTAATAGTCTAAGTGAGGAAACCGTTGACAAACTTAGATTATTGGGTGGTCTAAGCTTTTACTGTTAGTCCGGCACATGCCTAGATGTTGTATGGTTGTAACAAAACTGCCTACCTCTTTGGCATATTGAAAAAGTCAAGAGTTCAATACCCAAATCAGACATGACCTGTCGTTACTAATATGATCACACTTGGTTTCACATTTATATGGTCTCAATTTGATTGAAACAGATAATTACACCATGTCTCCTCACAGACACTCCTCACAGGCTAACATTGTTGCCCACCTAGACCTGCACCTGTCATGTCATACAACAAGCCCAATATGTCATTTGAAcacatttcatttatttttctgGGTAAAGTGCTGGTTTGCCTTTGAAAACATGTCCGCCATGCATGGGGACAATGTCATAAAGTTTTGTTGATTTTGGATTTCAAGATTTTCCACTAGAGGAGCCTTCCTTGTGATATTTGTATAGTGGGAACAACGTCCTTAGATCCTCTTCATCCGCTCCCCTTCATATTCCATCCCAGGATGTGGGACTGTAGATCCAGATTCTGTAGCAGAGGTCTATGTTGCAGTAATACACCCCACTTGGCTTCCTCGTCTTAACTTGGAAGGTTCCGACAGATGACAGAGATTCTTCGTTGACGAGGCACTCTCTCTCCGTCAAAGACAGAGTCCTCGTCTCGGAGAATCTCATGAGTGAATTCGTACCTGGCCTGGTCCCTGCAGGGAGATAAGGGGGAGGAACGTACCAGTCAATGGAAAACTATGAAAACTATGCAGGGAAGGTAAATACTTTTGAAATGAGTGTGACATCAGGATCTCTCACTGCACTCTCTCTACAGAGATAAAGGCTGCAAGTAGCACCttgttccttccttcctgcttaGGACTGAGCCCCACGAAGATACACCCGTGTTCCATCCTTACCTGAGTATGTAGAGGGAGCGGCGGGGCAGAAGCAAGTCCAACCACTGGGCTGCATCATCCTCCTTTACCAGACGCATGATGCTGTCTGACAGCAGACTCAGCCCTGCTATGGTGCTACCGCAGAACTGATGGGGTTGAATATAGaaatgaaagaagaaaaaaaaatggagagTGAAGAGGtaggagaagggaaagagatagAGTATGGGTAGATAAGGGTAGAGTTATGAAGTTAGGGATTGAAAGAGCAGCCAGCATTAAGTGATAGGTCAATTGTCCACTCCTTGCTCGAGATGCAGTTAGAGCAAAAATGGTACTGTGCTGTTGATATACACTATCAGTCTTGCACCTGTCGCGAAAAATCTCCCCAGTGTCTCGCAGCAGTTGCGTTTCTCACAACAGTGTCAGCAGCTGCATTGGGTGTCTGCAGCATTATACTGTTAACTGTCGCGTAACTGCCCCATGGCAGTTTTGGAATGAGAGAACAGGCTATTCACAACTTGAATGAATCTTTGTCTATTTTCATTCAAGTCAAGTTGGTCTACCAGTTGGCACATGTAAGCAAAATGACCACATACCTTCACACTGTCAATGTGGGGTTTGATGTATCCAGCCTTGTCTAGGTCCAGAACATGGACAGGACCCAAGAGGGTACTACCCTTGGGAAAAGCCACAGTCCTTAGTCTCTCCAGCACCCCCGTACACATAGCCCCCCACCTGTCccgttctgtctctctgtaaccATGGATCGCCTAATGAGTGGAAAAGGGACTGGTCAGAGTCAGAAAGTATATATTGAGGTTTGGGCAATGTAGAGCTTTCAAAGAAACATATGCTAATAGGTATTCGCTAACTAGCCATGAACTTACGTCATCCCAATGGTCAAATTCGTATCGTTTCTTCCTCAGCCCCTGCTCAAGTTCTTTCATGAAGGCactttcctcttcctcactaATAAACTCCGTTCTTACCTCCACGTTACCGCCGAGCTCTTGAAAGAGCTCTGCGGTGGAGCAGAAAATCAGCTTTTCATGTCTGGGCTGTAGCAGGCCACTTCCTTCAGATGAACTTGCAATGGACCGTTTACGGGATGCGGCGTTGCATAGTGGTTGTCTATAAATTTGTTTTACAGCTCTAAGCAGTACCCtcatgatttcatttaatacgTGTTCTCGTCTTTTAAATGCAGAGTTTGTTTAGTATTGATGTTGTCACAATTCTTTACTGACATTGCTAATGACTACAGAGCAGGGCGCCatcttgaacaagtgcattgtGGATGTTGTAGTAACATTAGTGACAGTCGCGTATGCAGCCTGTAATTCAGGTCAACGAGAGCCATGTAAATTATATAGACATAATAACAGCAAGTACCAGTAATTGTACCATAGTAACACATCGGAAAAAAATCTAGGAATAGTTTGTGACAATGCACATTGCTGTAAGTTGATATTTCAGTGTCTTACAATGCTTAGACATTATGGAGGACTGAAGTAAAATGAAGAAAAAACTTCACTGTATGAGGGAAATCACAAGTCAAAATGGATTTGccactgattttttttttttcattaataATTTTGcctttacatttttttttttactcttgaCTGTTTGACACAAACTAGGCTATTGTGTGCATGAAAAGAGGGCTGTGGAATTCAGAAAACAGGTAGACCTAACGTAACAAAAGGCCATTGCATATGTGATATCAGATGAATTAGGTAATTGGGAAATTGACTGTTGTATTATCAAACATAGTTTGGTAACATTGTCATAAAAAGTGAtattttgaaaataatttaattttaaCTGAAAAAGAGTCCCAAATGTTGGCAACTTATGTCTGCAAACgtgtatgtctgcctgtgttATGTTTGGAATGAATGTAACACAACACTTCAGTACCACCGTTGGACACTGGGTGGCAGAATAGGTTACATTTTGCACTATTTTCTATAAAGGAAAATCTTGCAATTTGCAAAGCAAATTAACTGGcaaaacaatacacacacacacacacacacacacacacacacacacacacacacacacacacacacattggcctAGACCATAAGTACATAATGACAGGCACACAATTGTGAAGGTCAAATGGCCATTTGTGTTTAGCATGAATCGAAGCAGCCTTTACAGACCGGGTTTCACACCCTGCAGCTGCGGATGTTGCTGCTGATCATGCTATGTCTCTTCTGACTTTGGGGTACAAATGAcagatggggagagggtggttggatggggggcggggggggtgcggggggggggtgcgtaaGAGAGGCTaagatggagagaaatagacaTTTTACCCAATACCTGACTGACTGTGGTACATGCCTCCCTCACCACTTAGTCTCCATACCAGTCTCATTAGTTTAGCCTAATCTCAGCCCTCCTATAACTGCTTTTTTTCTCAATGAAATCATGGAGATTGACTTCCCCAGGTGAAACAGCAGAGCACGTGCAGGAAGCGGGTATTGCATCAGAATGCTGACGAGGCGACAGGCTCAATCTCATTGATTGAACACATTATTAACCCATTCTTCTCACTTGTTTTTCTCTGCAATATCCCTTTGGTGTCGAACCCCTGGGAGGCAAAGCAGGCAGTTATAAAAAcattaaatacatttgaataatgATAAAAGAATGGAACTACTGTACCACCAAAGCTAATGCATTTCTTAGGCCACTGTGTTGTCCAGATGCACGGATTGTATCCAGCCTTTGCCAAACATCACATTAaaaaacaccaaaacacacacctcaatGGAAACTATAGAGCATTGGCTATTCCTATGAAAAAAATGAAACGTTGTTTGCTAAATGGCGCTTTTGCTCAATATGGAAGaagaatggaggagggggaggagggagtgctGAGAACATTCTGGTGATTTCACCGTCACCAGCCTCCCCAGTAAAGTGGTTGGCCTACTTACACCACAGATTCCTgcttgtctcttctctctcagtgCCAGACTGTTGGTGTCCCGTTCTCTGTGGAAGTAGATGTAGACTGTAGTCTGACTGAGCATTTTGTGTATGTATAATTCCGTAGGAAAATATAATATGAGATTGTGAAAAACAGCCGCGTCTAATGCTACATCGATATAAGGAACGCTCCTGTTTGTTTGCATCAGTGGTTATGAGGTCATCTATTTGATGAAGGTAGCTTACATAGCCTCTGAAGAGAGAGGAATGCGATGGTTCAAGATCTACCCTACTTATGGGTGGGTTGataatttcagctgtttaaaaatgcattgtgcTTACATCAGCATCACTCTTGCTGCCTGTGTACTGCATCAATGCCTAGACACTgtcttgcacaaacacacacaaacacacacaccagcacacacacacaagcagattaGTAGACCTCATTCTGTGTGCTTGCTGTGAAAGCTCGTCAAGGATCATGGCTAAGATAGACCCCCTATCAACCTAGTACACCCATTCATAACACCCATTAAATGCTGTCTAAACACACATAAAATGCTATATAAACACAACCGTTACCCCATTACTTATACACACATACCACGCATACATACTGTAATTTCCCCAATGCAAAATGTTATTCCAGATCTGGCTGCCATATTGCTGcccctcagccctccagccATCCATTCACAATGAGTGTTTGGGTCTAATTCTATTTCCCAGGGCTCAGTCGGTGCACTCAGTTCAAAGTTCTTCTCAATCTGTGCGCTGTCACTGGTCAATGTGGCCTGCGGTCCTTGCAGCTAATTAAGTGATGTGATGAAACTGTGATTAAGTAGGTTGCAATGCAGAAAGCATCTTAcatcgatatatatatatatatatatatatatatatatatatatatatattgatgtAAGATGCCAGTATTttagtaatatatatatatatatatatatatatatatatatatatatatatattactaaAATACTGGCAACCAAACCTGATTTCTGGGTTCTCGGAACAAATACGTATATGAGAGAACAAAAACATGACCCAAACTGGCCCATTGTGTCCCTCCCAGCACATGACATCTCACGTCTTGACAATGTGACTTTACATGAAGGGAAACTGTCAAGGTGCCTAAAACAACGATGGAAGCTTGTCAGTATGGAAGTCTGTGGCCCAGTCCACTGGAGGGAGGATCTGCAGTGAGTTTGAGAGAAGCAGGGTTCACCAGGGGCGCTGCGCACTACATGCATCTAACCATTGAATTATTCAGCCTTATGAATCATTGAGTCACGGCACTCCTTTTAGGCCCCTTGCTGCAAGCCAGCCGATGCAGCCACAGTTTCAGAGGCTCTTAAAAAGGAGATAGAGACCCAACCCGTCTCTTCCCTTTGCAGTCCAAGATATTACTATGATTCTTATATTATATGACTATAATAATAAAAGTATATGCTTAAACACCATGTTCTAAACCTCTAAAACAGGCATAACTGAGCCCACAGTTGGATCATTCCTAGGTGCGAAGTCCATGTAGTCCCCACAGTGATGAAGGTGCTTTAAAAACTGTATCGGTCAGGCGTATTGTTTTACCCTTACTTATAATCTTATGTCGCTCAGACATGCTCAATAGCCAGTTAGCTTGGATGGCATGCCACTTTATTATGCTCCTATGACATGCCAGCATGCTAGAGTGCACCAGCCTAGATGGGATGTTCCACTGGTGGAACACTAATGAAGTCAGAGTAGAGCATACTTGTTGTGtttgatgagaggagagagacagggtttcCTGCTGGGTTATGTGGTGAACTCACACTGGGTATCAACGGCTTACACCAGTGTGCAAGGGCTTCATatccatatatatataatagAAGCAGAGGAACAGAACAGACTAAATGGATTGTCTGCAATAGCTTTTATTTTGGGTGTCAGTGCTTGATGAGCCAGTGTTTCTCCAGCTTAGGGCTTTGCTCCATGCTGCTTGGACAGAaggctgctgctcctcctctagGGCTGTAAGTCTGAAGGGCAAGAGATAATTTCACAGATCATCACACCttggaatgcacacacacaaacacacacaaacacactctacatGTACTACGTACTACatgcacaacatacacacaaacaaactcaaaACCCTCACAGCCCAGGCATGCGAGCGCTGGCCAGATCCCTCTGACCCTTACCCTAGCACAGGCTCCTCTGCTGATACGAGAGAAGAGGGAGTTTAATGCTCCAATATGCCTTGAGCCTGTGTGGGTGTCATTTGCTCAATGCTGAAGCATCAGACTTCTAGTACATGGTTGTGGCCAACAGTGGGCACAGGGTCATTTGTAACATGGCATTAATCTCAATCAACCAGAAACCAGTTTGAGTGCCTGAGAGGAAATCAGAAAGCTGTGGGGTTTTATGTTTATATGACCTGGGATCCAGATTCTCAATCAGTATCAGGGTTATGCATATAAGTTAACTTAAGTGAGTTATAGAGCTTAAAGAGTGAATGAAACTCAGCTAGGCCTACTTTGTGTCCATACTTAAAATATTGTGTAAAGCAAGCTGGTACTGTTGCTTTACAATTCAATGTTTAAGTTAAATTTGAATTTTTGAAAGAAGAAGTCGGATCTGTAACCAATAGACGCGTCACATAATGTCAATCTTAGAAAAGTATTAGTTTCTGTGATGTGTACTGAGTTGAATCAAGTGAGCTGTCCATGGTACTGAAACGTCTGTGGTGCAAAAGTTGAGAACCGCTTTACGACTGCTTCAGTTCATGTTCCCATGACCACTAAAATGTtttatgatgtgaaaaaatcgaCATTTGCTTCAATTTAGTCAGGTGCACATGTATGAGACAGCCGTCTGCCATCTTGACAAAAATATTTATCGCAATTGCCACAGGGATTCATTTGTCGATTGATTTTTTTGTCGGAGAGGTCAAGTTCATGGGAAAGCATAATTGTTTGCATGTCCTGTCTGTGAGGACGGATCTTCTTAAGAGCCGGAAGCACATATAAAAAGGACATTGATATGTCAACGACCCATTTCTCATGAAATCGAATGCAGTAAAGTATCGGTTAAGGTCGCACCGCTATTGATCTCCTCGCATCAGTACTATGTTTTGTAGACTGCCTAGATGTCTTCACA contains:
- the alkbh7 gene encoding alpha-ketoglutarate-dependent dioxygenase alkB homolog 7, mitochondrial, whose protein sequence is MRVLLRAVKQIYRQPLCNAASRKRSIASSSEGSGLLQPRHEKLIFCSTAELFQELGGNVEVRTEFISEEEESAFMKELEQGLRKKRYEFDHWDDAIHGYRETERDRWGAMCTGVLERLRTVAFPKGSTLLGPVHVLDLDKAGYIKPHIDSVKFCGSTIAGLSLLSDSIMRLVKEDDAAQWLDLLLPRRSLYILRDQARYEFTHEILRDEDSVFDGERVPRQRRISVICRNLPS
- the gtf2f1 gene encoding general transcription factor IIF subunit 1, with product MTSLGSSSSSSTEYVVRVPKNTSKKYSIMAFNSGDKVNCSTWTQARMERDMSNRRMYGEEETPEGAAGSEFGKKQREEARRKKFGIITREFKVEDQPWILKVNGKAGKRFKGQKKGGVTENASYYIFTQCPDGAFEAFPVHGWYNFVPQAKHRTLTAEEAEEEWGRRNKVVNHFSIMVQRRLREPERGDDDDDEGEKGGKKKKKKKGGKGGDLRITDLEDDLELSSDESDDSMGDDVEAKKAKKEKAAKAKGKKKKKKRKGSDNEAIEDSDDGDYEGLEVDYMSDESSSEEEVEKTNKHNSKEDVPKGIDEASESEEESEEEKQNEEEGKEEEEEEDGKKTPVQVEKKKKKDSSGESESSDDSDIEGESASALFMAKKRTPPKRGGGRGSGGSSRTGSRPGTPSIDSASTSNTLRAAASKLEQGKRQPAGQSSDTPAAKRLKMEPNTQSPAPSGKSTPQPPSGKSTPSTSDVQLTEEAVRRYLIRKPMTTKDLLKKFQTKRTGLSSEQTVNVLAQILKRLNPERKNVNDKMHFYLTE